Proteins encoded by one window of Bacillus spongiae:
- a CDS encoding DUF948 domain-containing protein, whose product MIIILYVSVAIIAVAFLILVIYLAKTLSSLQETLKSVSKTLDGFEVQLRGITTESTDLLHKTNQLAEDIQKKSDDLNSVVDAAKDVGKSIQEFNSSVRKVTNAVTQQVENNSEKISQVVQWSNVAMELREKWKLRKTEKQAQDQAPPASQEKDEVSRRGRIFQRLNQ is encoded by the coding sequence TTGATTATTATTTTATATGTTAGTGTGGCGATTATCGCTGTCGCTTTCTTAATTTTGGTCATATATTTGGCTAAAACCTTATCATCCCTTCAAGAAACATTAAAAAGTGTTTCAAAAACGCTGGACGGATTTGAAGTTCAGTTGAGAGGGATTACGACAGAATCAACAGACCTACTACATAAGACGAATCAACTTGCTGAAGATATACAAAAAAAATCAGATGATTTGAACTCAGTAGTTGATGCTGCAAAAGATGTAGGTAAGTCGATTCAGGAATTTAATTCATCCGTTCGTAAGGTTACAAATGCTGTTACTCAACAAGTTGAAAACAATAGTGAAAAAATTTCTCAGGTTGTTCAATGGAGTAATGTTGCTATGGAGTTACGTGAGAAGTGGAAATTAAGAAAAACAGAAAAGCAAGCACAGGATCAGGCCCCCCCTGCTTCCCAAGAAAAAGATGAGGTTTCCCGTCGGGGGCGTATTTTTCAGCGGTTAAATCAATAA
- a CDS encoding YtxH domain-containing protein, which produces MSVENQNQLPNPEGEIIQSKDQSVATSENAKAKDFFIGALVGTIVGASTALFLAPKAGKELRNDVNTQASNLKAKTTVLKDSAVEKGNDLAAAAKERTAIIKKTVQESNLVEKVKKMRNMKEDSIPEESKINAEDNTPVGEENRLIDNSSSPNLTEEVNTESMVDSTETEKNIVI; this is translated from the coding sequence ATGTCAGTAGAAAATCAAAACCAACTTCCAAATCCAGAAGGTGAGATCATTCAATCTAAAGATCAATCAGTAGCTACTTCAGAGAATGCAAAGGCGAAAGATTTCTTTATAGGTGCACTTGTTGGAACGATTGTTGGTGCCTCGACAGCATTGTTTTTAGCTCCTAAAGCCGGAAAAGAATTACGAAATGATGTGAATACTCAAGCGTCTAATCTTAAAGCAAAAACAACTGTTTTAAAAGATTCGGCTGTGGAGAAAGGGAATGACTTAGCAGCTGCTGCAAAAGAGAGAACAGCAATCATTAAAAAAACTGTTCAAGAATCTAATTTAGTTGAGAAAGTAAAAAAGATGAGAAACATGAAGGAAGATTCAATTCCGGAAGAATCCAAAATCAATGCTGAAGATAATACCCCAGTTGGAGAAGAAAATCGATTAATAGACAATTCATCCTCCCCTAATTTGACTGAAGAAGTTAATACAGAATCAATGGTAGACAGTACAGAAACTGAGAAGAATATCGTTATTTAA
- the ytxJ gene encoding bacillithiol system redox-active protein YtxJ, which yields MQKVQSVEEFENLLEQEGRFFFFKHSLTCPISGNAYNQYQTFTSGIDEPSYYLAVQEARALSNYIAERFGIRHESPQAFLFEKGEPIWNASHNRITKEALMKL from the coding sequence ATGCAAAAAGTACAGAGTGTTGAAGAATTTGAAAACTTATTAGAACAAGAAGGTCGTTTTTTCTTTTTCAAACACAGCTTAACATGTCCGATCAGTGGCAATGCTTACAATCAATATCAGACGTTTACAAGTGGAATAGATGAACCAAGTTATTATTTAGCAGTGCAAGAAGCAAGAGCATTATCTAATTATATTGCCGAGAGGTTTGGCATTCGACATGAGTCACCACAAGCTTTTTTATTTGAAAAAGGAGAGCCTATTTGGAATGCTTCTCACAATCGAATTACAAAAGAAGCACTTATGAAATTATAA